From the genome of Ziziphus jujuba cultivar Dongzao chromosome 6, ASM3175591v1, one region includes:
- the LOC107430415 gene encoding beta-amylase 3, chloroplastic, translating to MALTLRSSTSFINLQETKGLKTPDDFSAPTICFPQTKPISHRLRAKGSMQEAQLSPEKISTCASEKIEKLHALSGPHTHKNDSRVPVFVMLPLDTVSLEGNLNKPRAMNASLMALKSAGVEGVMVDAWWGLVEKDGPLKYNWDGYAELVQMVHKHGLKLQVVMSFHQCGGNVGDSCSVPLPPWVLEEISKNPDLVYTDRSGRRNPEYISLGCDSLPVLKGRTPIQVYADYMRSFRDRFRDYLGDVIVEIQVGMGPCGELRYPSYPESNGIWRFPGVGEFQCYDKYMRASLEASADTNGKKEWGRSGPHDSGQYNQFPEETGFFQREGTWNTEYGQFFLEWYSGKLLAHGDKILEAAKGVYKGTGAKLSGKVAGIHWHYGTRSHAAELTAGYYNTRHHDGYIPIAHMLGKHDVVFNFTCMEMKDREQPEHAKCSPEGLVRQVKMATRTAGVELAGENALERYDSGAYAQVLATSRSDSGNGLSAFTYLRMNKKLFEGDNWRHLVEFTKSMSEGGRSKRLSESDSTGTNLYVGFVKEKNVKTMKEAALV from the exons atggctcTCACGTTACGTTCTTCAACTTCTTTCATCAACCTTCAAGAAACCAAGGGTCTCAAAACTCCTGATGATTTCTCTGCACCTACAATATGCTTCCCACAAACCAAACCAATATCACACCGTCTTCGTGCAAAGGGTTCAATGCAAGAAGCACAGCTTTCGCCGGAGAAAATCTCCACCTGCGCCAGTGAGAAAATAGAGAAGCTCCATGCACTGTCCGGTCCTCATACCCACAAAAATGATTCAAGAGTTCCTGTGTTCGTGATGTTGCCGCTGGACACGGTTAGTCTGGAAGGTAATTTGAACAAACCAAGAGCCATGAATGCAAGTTTGATGGCTTTGAAGAGTGCAGGAGTTGAAGGAGTCATGGTGGATGCTTGGTGGGGTTTGGTTGAGAAAGATGGACCTTTGAAGTATAACTGGGATGGTTATGCAGAGCTTGTTCAAATGGTACACAAACATGGTTTGAAGCTCCAAGTAGTTATGTCTTTTCATCAGTGTGGAGGAAATGTTGGTGACTCATGCAG CGTTCCTTTACCTCCATGGGTGCTTGAAGAAATCAGCAAGAACCCTGATCTTGTATATACAGACAGATCAGGGAGGAGAAACCCAGAGTACATTTCCTTGGGCTGTGATTCATTGCCTGTTCTCAAAGGAAGAACGCCGATTCAAGTCTATGCTGATTATATGAGGAGCTTCCGTGACAGGTTCAGAGATTACTTGGGAGATGTTATTGTG GAAATTCAAGTGGGAATGGGTCCCTGTGGCGAGCTGAGATATCCATCTTATCCAGAAAGCAACGGAATTTGGAGGTTTCCTGGGGTCGGTGAATTCCAATGCTATGACAAG TATATGAGAGCTTCCCTGGAAGCATCAGCCGACACCAACGGAAAGAAAGAGTGGGGAAGAAGCGGACCCCATGACTCTGGCCAGTATAATCAATTTCCTGAAGAAACCGGATTTTTCCAAAGAGAAGGAACTTGGAACACCGAGTATGGACAATTCTTCCTTGAATGGTACTCCGGGAAGCTATTAGCACATGGTGATAAAATCCTGGAAGCAGCAAAAGGAGTGTACAAAGGAACTGGAGCAAAACTATCTGGGAAAGTAGCCGGAATCCATTGGCATTATGGAACAAGATCTCATGCAGCTGAATTAACAGCAGGATACTATAACACCAGGCATCATGATGGTTACATTCCAATAGCACATATGTTGGGAAAACATGATGTTGTATTTAACTTCACCTGCATGGAAATGAAGGACAGAGAGCAGCCAGAACACGCAAAGTGCTCGCCAGAGGGTTTAGTCCGGCAAGTAAAGATGGCAACTCGCACAGCTGGAGTTGAACTTGCAGGGGAAAATGCATTAGAAAGGTATGATTCCGGTGCATATGCACAAGTTTTGGCCACAAGTAGGTCCGATTCAGGTAATGGTTTGAGTGCATTCACATATCTAAGAATGAATAAGAAGCTGTTCGAAGGGGATAACTGGAGGCACTTGGTGGAGTTTACGAAAAGCATGTCCGAAGGTGGTAGGAGCAAAAGACTTTCAGAGTCCGACTCCACTGGGACAAACCTTTACGTTGGATTTGTCAAAGAGAAGAATGTGAAGACAATGAAGGAGGCTGCTCTTGTGTAA